Genomic segment of Synechococcus sp. A18-25c:
GTTGCAGAATCAAGAGCATTGATTGTCGTTCTCACGGTTTCAGTGGCACGATTACGAATCGATTCTGCTTCAAATTCAAACGCTTTGGATTGATTAAAGTCAAAGGATGCATTGGCATCATTGACGCCACCCTGATAAAACGTCCATCGAAATCCAATCAACGCGGAAATATCATAGTTCGAATCTCTAGACCAAACGCTGGTTGTTGTGTAGCTATCTCCATTGATTCCTGCCCCAGAGCTCTCTAATTCAACGTCTTGATTGCTGTTGAGCGAGCTCTCACTCCCTAGATAATTTGCGTTGGCAGATAAATATAGCTTCGGAAGCGTACTATTTAATTGTGAAATGCCACTCCATTTTGATCCTTCGGAGAGTTCAACTGCTTGAAGGACTCGATCATTATTTAGCCTTGCCAATGCTATTGATTCATCGAGACCAAATGGCCAGTCTGCTTGAAATTTGCTTTCTCCTTTGGTGATAATAAAGGTTTCTTCGGGGAGTGAAACGAGTCTAGCCAGTGTGCTAGAAAACTCATAATAGGATTGGATAGACTGAATCAGTCGTGAGAGAGTGTTGTAATACGCTGCATAACTTTGGCCCAAATCCTGAAGGCTGACACGACCTGCATCGAATCTGGCTCTTTGGACTTCAGCGGAGAGCTTCTGCGATTTAGCAATGATCGTGTACGAGGTAATGAGATCTTTTTGGGCTAATAATTGGTAGTATGTCGTTTGTATTTGACTGACGAGGTCTCGAGAAAACAAATAAAATCCATAGCGTTGAGCGGAGTAAGACGCTGAAGCTGAATTGATGGTGGGTTGCCGGCTAAAGTCAAGAAATTGCCAAGTCACCTCCGCTTGAACCCGACTCGTTGCTCGGGAGTTGGTTGTGTCTGTCGTTCGACTCCTTCGAATGGTTCCAAGCGGATTCGATTGAGATGGAT
This window contains:
- a CDS encoding TolC family protein; protein product: MAFKASIAALCLVPLASTSHAYDLSINLDQLSDAPEGFFKKELLQTISTQHWQQVENFLNKSTNYPDARSFTLKECIDFAFANNPEIKQQLSDLESSRDRLTAATRSWNPTASISSESFTINGGESFNDRREETDPSQSNPLGTIRRSRTTDTTNSRATSRVQAEVTWQFLDFSRQPTINSASASYSAQRYGFYLFSRDLVSQIQTTYYQLLAQKDLITSYTIIAKSQKLSAEVQRARFDAGRVSLQDLGQSYAAYYNTLSRLIQSIQSYYEFSSTLARLVSLPEETFIITKGESKFQADWPFGLDESIALARLNNDRVLQAVELSEGSKWSGISQLNSTLPKLYLSANANYLGSESSLNSNQDVELESSGAGINGDSYTTTSVWSRDSNYDISALIGFRWTFYQGGVNDANASFDFNQSKAFEFEAESIRNRATETVRTTINALDSATLEFMTAKAAADSSKIAYIAAVARMNAGLTDITALNQLAQQYQDAITSKILSIQNYNTRLSTLYRETAIWPQDAEGIADQLLNQTGLQ